The proteins below come from a single Erysipelothrix piscisicarius genomic window:
- the infC gene encoding translation initiation factor IF-3, which yields MRHIFYCLHHKEVNFISRRYGNEKPKGPEDLVNEAIRFKEVLVIGPQGEQLGILMRREALEKAYEHNLDLLCVAPNGNPPVCKIVDYGRYRFELQKKAKEAKKHQHVTQVKPLRLSPVIDQHDFDTKLRHARKWLEEGIKVKVDMRFRGRLITRLEVGRKTMDSFIEECSDLGSVEKRPKLEGNTMSVVISPNKKK from the coding sequence ATGAGACACATTTTTTATTGTTTACACCACAAGGAGGTGAATTTTATTAGTAGAAGATATGGAAATGAAAAGCCAAAAGGACCCGAGGATTTAGTGAACGAAGCAATTCGTTTTAAAGAAGTTCTTGTTATTGGACCTCAAGGTGAACAACTTGGTATCCTTATGCGTCGCGAAGCGTTAGAGAAAGCTTATGAGCACAATCTTGATTTGCTTTGTGTTGCGCCTAATGGAAACCCACCAGTATGTAAAATCGTGGATTACGGTCGCTATCGTTTTGAATTACAAAAGAAAGCGAAAGAAGCGAAAAAACATCAACATGTCACGCAGGTTAAACCACTTCGCTTATCACCAGTTATTGATCAACATGACTTTGATACAAAGTTACGTCATGCTCGTAAATGGTTAGAAGAAGGAATCAAAGTTAAAGTTGACATGAGATTTAGAGGACGTCTTATCACTCGTTTAGAGGTTGGACGAAAGACAATGGATAGTTTCATCGAGGAATGTTCAGATTTAGGATCCGTTGAAAAACGTCCGAAACTCGAAGGAAATACAATGTCTGTAGTCATATCTCCAAATAAAAAGAAATAG
- a CDS encoding tRNA(Met) cytidine acetate ligase — protein sequence MKKKLNATGIIVEYNPLHNGHVYHIKKTREITNSDVLIAVMSPNFVQRGEPAYLDKWVRTEAALDAGVDLVLELPTLYTLQSADVFASKAVEILNHVQIQSLVFGSETNILPAEPQFDKRLLEQGHSFAHAANTSNHQANDILGVYYVQACQKYGITPLTIQRTNTYHDLSITANIASASAIRKAHHEGTSVSHTTPLNLNALTTYRLEEYEPYIRYLLSVQSSETLSQNSLVSEGIQNLFIKHRHLPLSDLIDTCTSKRYTRSRIQRTLMNILLNYSKDLERPLKQVRVLGMNSRGKAYLRQLSDEEIPYTTQFKNYQFKDLELRATEVYTLPKDIATQKRLLKQEVSEIIIKT from the coding sequence ATGAAAAAGAAACTCAATGCAACGGGGATTATAGTTGAGTATAATCCCTTACATAATGGTCATGTTTACCATATTAAAAAGACACGCGAAATCACGAATAGTGATGTTTTAATTGCGGTTATGTCTCCCAATTTTGTGCAACGTGGTGAACCAGCATATTTGGATAAGTGGGTTCGTACCGAAGCCGCACTGGATGCAGGCGTTGATCTCGTTTTAGAGTTACCCACACTTTATACACTTCAAAGTGCTGATGTTTTTGCGTCAAAAGCGGTTGAAATCTTAAATCATGTACAAATTCAATCACTCGTATTCGGTTCAGAAACAAATATTTTACCAGCAGAACCACAGTTTGATAAACGTTTGCTTGAACAAGGTCACTCCTTTGCACATGCCGCAAACACATCAAACCACCAAGCCAATGATATTTTAGGGGTTTACTATGTACAAGCATGTCAAAAGTATGGCATTACACCCCTTACCATTCAGCGTACCAACACCTACCATGATCTTTCAATCACCGCTAATATCGCAAGTGCCTCAGCAATCCGAAAGGCCCATCACGAAGGCACATCGGTAAGCCATACAACACCCTTAAATCTTAATGCCTTAACCACCTATCGACTCGAAGAATATGAACCATACATACGTTATTTGCTTTCGGTACAATCATCAGAGACACTCAGTCAAAATTCACTCGTATCGGAAGGGATTCAAAATCTATTTATCAAACATCGACACTTACCCCTATCCGATTTAATTGATACATGCACCTCAAAACGTTATACACGATCACGGATCCAACGAACCTTGATGAATATCCTTTTAAATTATTCCAAGGATCTTGAACGTCCCTTAAAACAAGTACGGGTCTTAGGGATGAATTCACGTGGTAAAGCTTACTTACGTCAATTATCCGATGAAGAGATTCCCTACACAACCCAGTTTAAAAATTATCAGTTCAAAGATCTTGAACTGCGTGCCACCGAAGTCTACACCTTACCCAAAGATATAGCGACACAAAAAAGACTTCTTAAACAAGAAGTCTCCGAAATAATTATTAAAACTTGA
- a CDS encoding phosphotransferase, which produces MKIQKTIVQILNEAPLQIQHIKTGLTNDNYHVKTKHYDVVLRMPKPENRGLFDYHHEASVLNLLKKTELEPHLWYFDPKTGIKCADYVHGAQTFSIEYLERAAKLMASLHKRHLKSAKIFSIKAHFELYCSRIQNPYYHLDFVENLMDQADHYTHDDPILCHNDLVPGNFLFTDTHDYLIDYEYAMDNDPCSDVMSFITENDIIDHETRNRFYIAYFGSLPDAALQHKLDVFEVAHNALWCAWGQMMFESHQQPIYQEIADLKYQRLCEAYQKTAHANV; this is translated from the coding sequence ATGAAAATTCAAAAAACCATTGTACAGATTTTAAATGAAGCACCCCTTCAGATACAACACATCAAGACGGGGCTTACGAATGATAACTACCACGTAAAAACCAAACACTATGATGTGGTTTTAAGAATGCCAAAACCTGAAAACCGAGGCTTGTTTGACTATCACCATGAAGCGTCTGTTCTTAATCTTTTAAAAAAGACTGAACTGGAACCGCATTTGTGGTATTTCGATCCCAAAACAGGAATTAAATGTGCCGATTATGTTCATGGCGCACAAACTTTCTCGATTGAATATCTTGAACGTGCCGCAAAGCTTATGGCTTCACTCCATAAACGTCATCTTAAGTCTGCAAAAATCTTCAGTATCAAAGCGCATTTTGAATTATATTGTAGCCGTATTCAAAATCCCTATTATCATCTAGATTTTGTTGAGAATCTAATGGATCAAGCAGACCACTATACTCATGATGATCCGATTTTATGTCACAATGATCTCGTTCCTGGTAATTTTTTATTTACAGATACGCACGATTATCTTATTGATTATGAGTATGCTATGGATAACGATCCCTGTTCAGATGTGATGTCCTTTATCACAGAAAATGACATTATCGATCACGAGACCCGAAATCGCTTTTATATAGCCTACTTTGGTTCTTTACCCGATGCAGCACTACAACATAAGCTTGATGTCTTTGAAGTCGCTCATAACGCGTTATGGTGCGCTTGGGGGCAAATGATGTTTGAGTCTCATCAGCAACCCATCTATCAAGAAATTGCTGATTTAAAGTATCAGCGGCTCTGTGAAGCATATCAAAAAACAGCACATGCCAACGTTTAA
- a CDS encoding YitT family protein: MENLRLIKPKHIVGIVVGALFSALAIKTFVRPGNLIPAGAGGLTILLLKESSRLFGIELSYGIMFFLINAIVLMFVWKKLGRRFLALSFLHVGLVSLFVELLPTVSVLPNVDPNDQLILLAIFGGVMNGVGSSFALKVGGSAGGTDFVAIYYSMVKNKPMWDKIMYFNITLLIYSGFVYGWMLALYSIIYQFVSTQVIDHYHDRYKLSSLHIITDIPTEVSEAVMAVTRHGITKIDGIGMFKQKYKAVLYIVVNQFELACIIDAITHTDPKAFIEISSVERIEGNYRQKPLE, encoded by the coding sequence ATGGAAAATTTAAGGTTAATTAAACCCAAACATATCGTTGGAATTGTTGTTGGTGCGTTGTTTTCAGCGCTGGCAATTAAGACCTTTGTTCGTCCCGGGAATTTAATTCCCGCTGGAGCTGGTGGATTAACAATCTTATTACTGAAAGAGAGCAGTCGATTATTTGGAATAGAATTGTCTTATGGAATTATGTTCTTCCTCATTAATGCTATTGTGTTGATGTTTGTATGGAAAAAACTCGGTCGTCGTTTCCTTGCATTATCTTTTTTACACGTAGGATTGGTGTCGTTATTTGTTGAGTTATTACCTACAGTTTCCGTTTTGCCTAATGTCGATCCGAACGATCAATTGATCCTCCTGGCAATTTTTGGAGGGGTCATGAATGGGGTTGGATCGTCATTTGCCTTAAAAGTAGGTGGTTCTGCAGGGGGTACGGATTTTGTCGCAATCTATTATTCCATGGTTAAAAATAAGCCAATGTGGGATAAGATTATGTATTTCAATATTACGTTACTGATTTATTCAGGCTTTGTTTATGGTTGGATGCTTGCGTTGTATTCAATTATTTATCAATTTGTATCGACACAGGTTATTGATCATTATCATGATCGCTATAAGTTGTCGAGTTTACACATTATTACCGATATCCCTACGGAAGTATCGGAGGCGGTAATGGCTGTTACACGTCATGGGATTACCAAAATTGATGGTATTGGGATGTTTAAACAAAAATACAAAGCAGTTCTTTATATTGTTGTGAATCAGTTTGAACTTGCATGCATCATTGATGCGATTACGCATACAGATCCAAAGGCGTTTATTGAGATTTCATCTGTAGAACGTATTGAAGGAAATTATCGTCAGAAACCTCTGGAATAG
- a CDS encoding MarR family winged helix-turn-helix transcriptional regulator, whose protein sequence is MRDDAGKVINELLVDIFNQILILEERYHRVHGVRLSMTEIHALESIQKSKSKMMRDVAEALRITQGTLTTTINRLSQKGYVLREQDENDRRVYRLRLTDKGEAVMEIHNQFHEAMSDRLLLHLQDREELIDSIAEINEFFKELYEIT, encoded by the coding sequence ATGAGAGATGATGCTGGTAAAGTAATTAATGAATTATTGGTGGATATTTTTAATCAAATTTTAATATTAGAAGAACGATATCATCGTGTTCATGGTGTTCGATTATCTATGACGGAAATTCATGCACTTGAAAGCATTCAAAAAAGCAAATCGAAAATGATGCGGGATGTTGCGGAGGCGCTTCGAATAACACAAGGCACTTTAACAACAACAATCAATCGATTAAGTCAGAAAGGCTATGTTCTTCGTGAACAAGATGAGAACGACCGACGTGTTTATCGACTCCGTTTGACGGATAAAGGTGAAGCGGTTATGGAAATTCATAATCAATTTCATGAAGCGATGTCTGACCGACTGCTACTTCATCTACAAGATAGAGAAGAACTCATCGATTCCATTGCGGAAATTAATGAATTCTTTAAAGAGTTATATGAAATTACTTAG
- the rplT gene encoding 50S ribosomal protein L20: MPRSTNSVASRARRKRTLKLAKGYYGSKHVLYCTANEQVMRSQRYAYRDRKQLKREMRKLWITRINAAARLNDMSYSQLMHGLRLANIEINRKMLSEIAIHDPKGFTTLVGKAQKALEK; the protein is encoded by the coding sequence ATGCCAAGATCAACAAATTCAGTAGCGTCACGTGCACGCCGTAAAAGAACATTAAAATTAGCGAAAGGTTACTATGGTTCAAAACATGTACTTTACTGTACAGCTAATGAACAAGTTATGCGTTCACAACGTTATGCTTACCGTGACCGTAAACAATTAAAACGCGAAATGCGTAAACTTTGGATCACACGTATTAATGCTGCTGCTCGTCTCAATGACATGAGCTACAGCCAATTAATGCATGGTCTACGTTTAGCAAACATTGAAATTAACCGTAAAATGTTATCAGAAATTGCTATCCATGATCCTAAAGGATTTACAACTTTAGTAGGAAAAGCTCAAAAAGCTTTAGAAAAATAA
- the rpmI gene encoding 50S ribosomal protein L35, with translation MPKMKTKRTLAKRVKRTGTGQLKRQQAYVSHFARHKTNKQNRQLRKATLVSKSDYKRIKHLLQD, from the coding sequence ATGCCTAAAATGAAAACAAAACGTACTTTAGCAAAACGTGTTAAACGTACAGGAACAGGACAATTAAAAAGACAACAAGCTTATGTTTCTCACTTTGCTAGACATAAGACAAACAAACAAAATCGCCAACTACGTAAAGCTACATTAGTTTCTAAGAGCGATTACAAACGCATCAAGCATTTGTTACAAGATTAA
- the trmB gene encoding tRNA (guanosine(46)-N7)-methyltransferase TrmB encodes MRLRKKEWSSEVFETFADYTVTEFETIKGNWKEALGSELLHLEIGSGKGDYWHQLSALYPDRGIVAMERDFTASSIALKKLENNPGDHKKLIYGDAENLNDMFAPGEVDVVHLNFSDPWPKKRHTKRRLTYKDKLDEYYSVLSENGEIWMKTDNVGLFNYSLVSVGQHKFELVEVDVDFRSHEHEDPFTEYERKFHEMGQPIFRAIWRKK; translated from the coding sequence ATGAGATTACGTAAAAAAGAGTGGAGCTCAGAAGTCTTTGAAACTTTTGCAGACTACACAGTAACAGAATTTGAAACAATTAAAGGAAATTGGAAGGAAGCACTCGGTAGTGAATTGCTACATTTAGAGATTGGTTCGGGGAAAGGCGATTACTGGCATCAGTTATCAGCCCTTTATCCAGATCGTGGTATTGTTGCGATGGAGCGTGATTTTACGGCTTCTTCGATTGCATTGAAAAAATTAGAAAACAATCCTGGAGATCATAAGAAGTTGATTTATGGTGACGCCGAGAATCTGAATGATATGTTTGCGCCCGGTGAAGTGGACGTGGTTCATTTAAACTTTAGTGATCCATGGCCGAAGAAGCGTCATACAAAACGTCGTTTGACGTATAAGGATAAATTGGATGAATATTATTCAGTCTTATCGGAAAACGGCGAGATTTGGATGAAAACAGACAATGTGGGTCTTTTTAACTATTCACTTGTGAGTGTTGGCCAACATAAGTTTGAACTTGTGGAGGTGGATGTTGATTTTAGAAGTCATGAACATGAAGATCCATTTACTGAATATGAACGTAAGTTCCACGAAATGGGACAACCGATTTTTAGAGCGATTTGGAGGAAAAAATAA
- a CDS encoding M42 family metallopeptidase has protein sequence MLNEKQLNWFETLTQLDGVSGHEHQVAQYLFNEYSNYTDEILRDNLGSILAVRRSKKKNAPKVLVLGHMDEVGFLVREVTETGVLKIHPVGGWFSQVLLGHRVRVTTRHGEVYNGAIGATPPHMLSAEDRLKPIQIPQMPVDVGATTPEEIHAMGIQVGDMVVVDGEFNVLNKGKRLLSKAFDNRYGCVMGLDLLEALKDQELDYDLYVGCSVQEEVGLRGAQTVANLVKPDLAIILDCSPANDALDSKAIGKLGGGVLGRVMDGNMIATKDLIYKFVDICKEHDIKHQYYFSPGGTDAGAVHKSNSGVKTLTCCLCARNIHTSSSILDTDDYLAAREALLHFIDKKTWGDVIA, from the coding sequence ATGTTGAATGAAAAACAATTAAATTGGTTTGAGACCTTAACACAACTTGATGGAGTGAGTGGTCATGAACATCAAGTAGCTCAATATTTATTTAACGAATATTCAAACTATACGGATGAAATTCTCCGTGACAACTTAGGAAGTATTCTTGCGGTACGTCGAAGTAAGAAAAAAAATGCACCTAAAGTCTTGGTTTTAGGCCATATGGATGAGGTTGGATTTTTAGTTCGAGAAGTTACTGAGACCGGTGTATTAAAGATTCATCCTGTTGGCGGTTGGTTTAGTCAAGTGCTTTTAGGTCATCGTGTACGCGTGACAACACGTCATGGTGAGGTTTATAATGGTGCGATTGGTGCTACACCGCCTCATATGCTTTCAGCTGAGGATCGTTTAAAACCAATTCAAATTCCTCAAATGCCTGTGGATGTTGGGGCTACAACACCTGAAGAAATACATGCGATGGGTATTCAAGTTGGTGATATGGTTGTGGTTGATGGTGAATTCAATGTATTAAACAAAGGGAAACGTCTTTTGTCCAAGGCATTTGATAATCGTTATGGATGTGTAATGGGCTTGGATTTACTTGAAGCATTAAAAGACCAAGAATTGGATTATGACCTCTATGTTGGATGTAGTGTTCAAGAAGAAGTTGGGTTGCGTGGTGCACAGACGGTCGCAAACCTTGTGAAACCCGACCTTGCCATTATTCTTGATTGCTCGCCTGCAAATGATGCTTTAGATTCAAAAGCTATCGGGAAACTGGGTGGTGGTGTCTTGGGTCGTGTAATGGATGGTAATATGATTGCGACAAAAGATTTGATCTATAAATTTGTGGATATTTGTAAAGAACATGATATTAAGCACCAATATTACTTTTCACCAGGTGGGACGGATGCAGGGGCTGTACACAAATCAAATTCAGGGGTTAAAACGTTAACATGTTGCTTATGTGCACGTAATATTCATACATCCAGTTCAATTTTGGATACGGATGATTATTTAGCGGCGCGTGAAGCGTTATTACACTTTATTGATAAGAAGACATGGGGTGATGTCATTGCGTAA
- the metK gene encoding methionine adenosyltransferase — MNLVYFTSESVTDGHPDKMCDQIADAILDQALKQDSNSKMAVEATIKDNFVLIYGEANTKAVIDYAQVAKDVIADIGYPEDYEVMVKVNKQSSQINNAVVSQENVGAGDQGIMFGFACNETENYMPLPIHLAHALSKRLSDAKSEIDWLYPDGKTQVTVAYEGNEPKFVHTVLVSASHRAGIDHETIENTIMESVIKPVIDSKWITEETRFIVNPSGEFSIAGPFSDSGTTGRKIVVDSYGGFGRIGGGCFSSKDPSKVDRSAAYFSRYVAKSVVAAGLCDKIELQLSYAIGLSDPLSIHIDTFGTHKRPESEILDIIKANFDFKVGNIISELDLLRPIYRNTANFGHFGRDGFPWEVIKPLKF; from the coding sequence ATGAATTTAGTATATTTTACATCAGAGAGTGTTACGGATGGTCATCCGGACAAGATGTGTGATCAAATTGCCGATGCAATTTTAGATCAAGCATTAAAACAAGATTCCAATTCTAAAATGGCAGTAGAAGCGACCATTAAAGATAATTTTGTTTTAATTTATGGGGAGGCGAATACAAAAGCAGTGATTGATTATGCACAGGTTGCGAAAGATGTCATTGCAGATATTGGTTATCCTGAAGATTATGAAGTCATGGTAAAGGTTAATAAACAGTCATCTCAAATTAATAACGCGGTTGTTTCCCAAGAAAATGTGGGAGCCGGAGACCAAGGAATTATGTTTGGATTTGCATGTAATGAAACCGAAAACTATATGCCCCTTCCGATTCATTTGGCACATGCTTTATCAAAACGTTTAAGTGATGCGAAATCAGAAATTGATTGGCTTTATCCGGATGGAAAAACACAAGTTACAGTGGCATATGAAGGGAATGAACCGAAGTTTGTGCATACTGTTTTAGTGAGTGCATCTCATCGTGCAGGCATTGATCACGAAACCATCGAGAACACCATTATGGAGTCTGTAATCAAACCTGTTATTGATTCAAAATGGATTACTGAAGAAACACGTTTTATTGTGAATCCAAGTGGTGAATTTAGTATTGCGGGTCCTTTTAGTGATAGTGGTACAACAGGTCGTAAGATTGTCGTGGATAGCTATGGTGGGTTTGGCCGTATCGGTGGTGGCTGCTTTAGTTCAAAAGATCCATCCAAAGTGGATCGCTCAGCCGCTTACTTCTCACGTTATGTCGCTAAGAGTGTGGTTGCGGCAGGGCTTTGTGATAAAATTGAATTGCAATTAAGTTATGCCATTGGTTTATCTGATCCTTTATCGATTCATATTGATACATTTGGAACGCATAAACGTCCTGAATCAGAGATTTTGGACATAATAAAAGCCAACTTTGATTTTAAAGTCGGCAATATTATTTCGGAACTTGATTTATTACGTCCAATCTATCGTAATACCGCTAATTTCGGTCATTTTGGTCGCGATGGGTTCCCATGGGAAGTTATTAAACCCCTCAAGTTTTAA
- a CDS encoding tRNA (cytidine(34)-2'-O)-methyltransferase, whose amino-acid sequence MIHVVLYEPEIPQNTGNIMRTCVASGAALHLIEPLGFILDEKRVKRSVMDYSDDLVLTRHMDWESFLETVNGPVFYLTRYGEYTHSDFDYAALEETDIYLVFGKESTGIPKSILKENYDHCFRIPMAPNARSMNLSNTVAICVFEVLRQVGYPELATHEVLKGKDFLKDFNE is encoded by the coding sequence ATGATTCACGTCGTGCTTTACGAACCGGAGATTCCTCAGAACACCGGTAATATTATGAGAACATGTGTAGCAAGCGGTGCTGCACTTCATCTAATTGAACCACTCGGGTTTATCTTAGATGAGAAACGCGTTAAACGAAGTGTAATGGATTACTCGGATGACTTAGTCTTAACACGTCATATGGATTGGGAAAGTTTTTTAGAGACAGTGAACGGTCCCGTGTTTTATCTTACTCGTTATGGCGAATATACTCACAGCGACTTTGACTATGCGGCTCTTGAAGAAACAGATATTTATCTTGTTTTTGGTAAGGAAAGTACGGGGATTCCTAAATCAATTCTAAAAGAAAACTATGACCATTGTTTTCGAATTCCCATGGCTCCCAATGCGCGCAGTATGAATCTTTCAAATACAGTAGCGATTTGTGTATTTGAGGTATTACGTCAAGTCGGATACCCAGAATTAGCGACGCATGAGGTATTAAAAGGAAAAGACTTTTTAAAAGATTTTAATGAATAA
- a CDS encoding TIGR01906 family membrane protein, with protein sequence MKRKCYGFAVMIFVICMMIIAIDLLSFNRRMYETFYKRDQTAQKIGITETELEDVTVQLLNYLKDREPSLSQTVVINGETVPMFNEREQEHMKDVKVLYQKAMLFRNLGMIFVAMMIVVSLGSGDYLDLVLNRDVLGSSLMILLMILGTIGMIAILDFDTFWLTFHNIVFSNDLWLLNPRVDRLILLVPEPFFMGLVYQILAATAALFALMGGAYFGLDWKVKYDSRRALRTGDSSEHR encoded by the coding sequence ATGAAGCGAAAATGTTACGGATTCGCTGTGATGATTTTTGTTATTTGTATGATGATTATAGCAATTGATTTGTTGTCTTTTAACAGAAGGATGTATGAAACATTTTATAAACGTGATCAAACAGCACAAAAAATTGGAATTACTGAAACTGAATTGGAAGATGTTACGGTGCAACTGTTAAATTATCTAAAAGATCGCGAACCGAGCTTGTCCCAGACGGTTGTCATTAACGGAGAAACGGTTCCTATGTTTAATGAACGTGAACAAGAGCATATGAAAGATGTAAAGGTTTTATATCAAAAAGCGATGTTGTTTCGTAATTTAGGGATGATTTTTGTGGCAATGATGATAGTGGTAAGTTTGGGTTCAGGTGATTATCTTGATCTCGTTCTTAATCGTGATGTCCTCGGCTCATCATTAATGATTTTATTGATGATTTTGGGAACGATAGGAATGATTGCGATTTTGGATTTTGATACGTTCTGGCTTACTTTCCACAATATTGTCTTTAGTAATGATTTATGGCTTTTAAATCCTCGAGTGGACCGATTAATACTTTTGGTTCCCGAACCTTTTTTTATGGGGCTTGTTTATCAGATTCTTGCTGCCACGGCAGCGCTGTTTGCCCTTATGGGCGGTGCCTATTTTGGCTTAGATTGGAAGGTTAAATATGATTCACGTCGTGCTTTACGAACCGGAGATTCCTCAGAACACCGGTAA
- a CDS encoding RidA family protein encodes MVRKQIRPESGPKSVGPYSMGLLIDQTLYVSGQLPIDAEANVVAEDIVKQTIQTIENMEHILEASGLSLSDVVKTTVYLTDFEDFDKMNQMYAIYFSYPYPARSCVEVSRLPKNAKISIDCVAIARDDLEFEEDEDEGCEGCCCD; translated from the coding sequence ATGGTTCGAAAACAAATCCGTCCCGAATCCGGGCCGAAATCTGTAGGTCCGTATTCAATGGGATTACTGATTGATCAAACGCTTTATGTTTCAGGTCAGTTACCCATTGATGCGGAAGCGAATGTTGTTGCTGAAGATATTGTGAAACAAACAATTCAAACAATTGAAAACATGGAACATATTTTGGAAGCCAGCGGTTTAAGTTTAAGTGATGTCGTGAAAACGACCGTTTATCTTACCGATTTTGAAGATTTTGATAAGATGAACCAAATGTATGCAATTTACTTTTCATATCCTTATCCAGCGCGTAGCTGTGTTGAAGTCTCACGTTTGCCTAAAAATGCCAAGATTTCGATTGATTGTGTAGCAATAGCGCGTGATGATTTGGAATTTGAAGAAGATGAAGATGAAGGATGTGAGGGATGTTGTTGTGATTAG
- the rdgB gene encoding RdgB/HAM1 family non-canonical purine NTP pyrophosphatase, with translation MELLIASHNEGKIREFRELLEPLGYSVLSAKDYGISMDAVIENQETFRGNARLKSKYLSEQTGLTVISDDSGLVIDALPDILGVKSARFMGEDTSYELKNNEILKRLEGVENRSAHFHCAISLYGPECDEIFEGVVEGVIGEIQNDGTGFGYDPIFYPEGSDQSFGTMSRADKNNISHRGRAVQLLLNYLRG, from the coding sequence ATGGAACTATTAATTGCAAGCCATAATGAAGGAAAGATTCGAGAGTTTCGCGAACTTTTAGAACCTTTAGGCTATTCTGTACTCAGTGCAAAGGATTATGGCATTTCAATGGATGCTGTAATTGAAAATCAGGAAACATTTCGAGGCAATGCCCGTCTTAAATCAAAATATTTATCTGAACAAACGGGCCTAACAGTAATTTCAGATGATTCAGGCTTAGTGATTGATGCGCTGCCAGATATTCTTGGTGTGAAATCAGCACGTTTTATGGGTGAGGATACATCTTATGAATTAAAAAATAATGAAATACTAAAACGTCTTGAAGGTGTAGAAAATCGCAGTGCTCATTTTCATTGTGCGATATCCTTGTATGGCCCTGAATGTGATGAGATTTTTGAAGGTGTTGTTGAGGGGGTCATCGGTGAGATTCAAAATGATGGTACAGGATTTGGTTATGATCCGATTTTCTATCCGGAAGGCTCAGATCAATCGTTTGGTACAATGTCACGCGCTGATAAGAACAACATATCGCATCGTGGTCGTGCAGTTCAATTACTCTTGAATTATTTAAGGGGGTAA